CTGGTAATAGTCTTGCCGCTGCGAGGACCGTGCCTTGATTTAGGCCTGAAGATATGTGTGCTAACTTTTCAATCACCAAGCCTCGCCAAAACCCATCCTCGTTCATAGATATGGAATTGCAGGCATCCATCAGTGTATCCAGGCTGTCAACCCGCTCATGTTTAACGAGAGGTTCCACCAAGGAAACGAAAGCCTTCGCCCTGTACATATCTTCCTCAATCTTAGAAGCTATTGATAGTGCTTCATCTAATAACGAAGCAGGAAGATGCTCAGAGAGTATCGACAAATTTTCGGCTTGTTTCTCATCTGAAAGCAACTGGATTGCAGCTAGAGCCTCCTCACATACCGTCTTAAGAAACGGTACCACTTTGCTTAAGATCTCAGCACGATATTCTAAATATTCAGAGGACTCGATTGTTTGCGTAGCAGCTAAGGATTCATGAACTACTTGCGACCATTCTCCATTCGAAATTAACGGGAGTAGCTTAGGCAACGCTCTTCCTCGTGCGTATGGGTCTTTTATTTTTCGCAATCTTGCAAGGATGGTTTTCACGACTTCCTTCCGTTTCAAGGCAGGCAGTGCAGGCGAGAAACTAGCGAAGCCATCCAATAATATGCCCTGAGTCTCTGTTACGGATTGAGCGTAATCGGAGTTGTCATTAGGTTTTATATTTTCTATTAAGCTTTCAGGATAAATTTTATCGGATAACGAAAGTGCAATTTGTTCTTTTTCCTCTTTTGATAAATAGGACGTAAAATACGTCAATGTATAAATTCTATTTACTTCAGTTTCAATGGAGTTCGCCACTCTCAGAACTGGCTCGATGAGAGCTTTCGGCAAACGTTGAGGAAGATAAGAAAGAATTGTCGCTCGTTCCTCATCATCTGCTGTGGACATTGCAATGTTAATAATTTCTTGCAACTTAATAAGACGCACCTTGCCAACCTGGTGAGCTGCGAATTGTGATAGAACCCATGCCCTATCCTTTTGATCAGAAACAGCTTTTAGGGTTTCTTCGGCCTCTCTGATGCTTTCCCTTCCTAACGGCCCAGACACGCGCTTGCTGAGCCCTAAAAGGGCGTCCACTCTAGAAGGTACATATCTCGGTATCGAGGCAGATTTAATAAAATACTCCTCGAGGAGATCTGTTGATATGTTCTGAGCGAGTTTCCCGAGCAACCATCCAAGGTAATGCTGGTTAGAAATTGACCATACCCAAGGTGCCACAAGCGTAGCTGCATCACTTGATAAACACGGGACGAGCGTTCCAAGAGTGTGGAGTACGGCCAATCCAGCTTTTTCAGCATTAGGGTAGCTCTCAACTAAGAGTTGAAGTGTTTTGATCTGTTGATCTTCAGATTGACGTTGCGCTAAACCCAAAAGTGCAACAAATCTGGCATCGTCGTCGCTTAACTTGCGTGCGATTTTCTCTGACGAGGTCAACTCGTTATCAGGTAAATGTTTTGTGAGGAAACCCAGCAGGAACGCTTTTCCTAATTGCACATTGCTGGACATGCTCTCTCGCGCTGCTTCAAGTACATTCTGCAACCCTTGCTCTCGTTCTTCCTCTGGTAGATAGGGAATAAAATCTGGAAGAAGCTTGGCATCCTCCTTGTTTTTTGCAAAATTTTTTGCCAAGATAAATGCTTCTTTCACTAGCCTTTCAGGAAGGTATCGTGATAGCTCCCGTAGAGTCTCTATGCGCTCATACTTCACAGATTTGGCCACGTTGAAAGATTCATCAGCCAACGACTCAGTAGTAATTGACGCTAACTTCCGCAATATCACGGCGCTAAACAGAGGACTCTCATGCGCTTCACGTAAAAGCTCACGATAAATTGATTCCACCTCCTCGGGAGGCAACTGTCTAGCCAGCGTCACGATAAGATCGGTTCGTTCCCGTAAACTCAACGATGAGTTCATTGCCCAATGCACAGTTTCTCTCACTAAATGTAGACCTAATAATGGAGTCAATTCCTGGATAACTTCTAGTTGGTCCTTAAAATCTGAAATTGTAGAAATTGTTTCTGCTGCACGGTCTAAAGCCGTGACCCGCAAAGTTTCTGAAAAGTGTTCTTGCCCAGCAAAATCTCCAAGTGCCATAGCTCTATATCTAGCGTCGTTTATAGCGGCTGCCACCTGAAGATGGCGATTCTGTAACGAATCGGGCAGATGAGGCCCAAGTTGATTCAGGAGATCTCTGGCTAGTGCTGGCAGTGAGTCTAGAGCGTTTATGAGTCGCAGTACTTCTTCGAATGCATGAATCCGCACACTCCATTCCTCAATTTGGGGCGTCAGGCCTACTAGGGCCCTCGCTTTATTGTCTGTGTCTCTGAACGAATACGCCATAGTAATCGCTTCGTTAAGGTATGGTTCTGTCAAATACGTACCGCTTGCTAAAAGGTGTTCCGACCTGTCACGCTCCTTAAAAGCGCGCCCTATATAATCAAGCCCCTCTCTGAATCTGCCGTTTCGCATCAACGCAACGAGAAGTTCAATTGGAAGATTGGCGATGTTTCGCTTGATTGAGGTTTCCATCAAGGCATATCGGAAAAGACGTCCGACAGCTTTTGAGGATTCGGGAGGTAAAGAGAGTGATGCAGCAATTTGGGCTGCGCGCGACACATCCGCCAGATAACCAGGAAGATTTGCCGACCCCACTTGCATTTGGAACCATCCATTGTGACCCTGATCAGTCTCCTCACAGAGCAGCTTATGAATTTCCTCGCTTTGCTCAGCTTGTATCATGTGCCACGTAATATTCCCCTCAATGTAGCCATCATTTTCTAGCGTACACCACAGACCATTCTGTATTTTCGCACGGTAGTGGAAAAGTATCTGCCTATGTGCCTCAACTTTTGACAGACTTGAGCCCCCGCATTTATAGACACTTTCTGTCGTGAGCAACTGAAAAGCGATATCGTGCCACAAGTCATGCAATCGATACGCTGCTTGATTCCTTGATTTAAACACCAGGGATTTATCACATAGAAATGTTAGGTTCTTAGCTGCCTGTAAGGCGCTTGTATCCCATAATGATGCCGCACTCTTTACCGTAAAGTCCGCATCTTCACGCAAGACTCCCAGCCAGGCAAAGTGCATCCGCTGCTTATCGTTCAACCGACGCAGGCTAAGGCTAAATGATGCACTGAGACTAAACCGCTTCCGGTCCGTTACTCGTTTCAGTCCCTCAGCCACTGGATCGTCTAATTTTTCCAACCTAGTACTTTCATCACGAATTTCTTTCTCGAGTTGACCCCACGAAAGGTCACTACTGATTTGAGCTGCTGCTAGTTCTAAGGCTTGAGGAAGATAGCCCACAGCATCTGCGACCTCTTTAGCCTGCTGCCTTTCTTCAGTCTCAAGTGAATGCCCTACTCGACGGGAAAGCAAGTCAAGCGCCTCTTCCTCGGTCATCACACCTGGATCGTGCCATGTACAGGTATAGCCAGACTTCTCTAGAACCTTACCCACGCTTGCTTCACGGGTTGTTATTATCGCGTGGGAAGTGTCTCCACCAATTAGGAAAGGCCGTGCATCAGCCGGGTCCCAAACATCATCAATGATCGTCAAAACCCGTTTGTCTTTTGCCAGTACTTTCAGACATGCAGATGCTGCCTCAACGGTTGATGGTTCGCCAGTATCGTTTTCATCTTTAAGAACCATCCACCACTTGAGGAGAAGTGGTAGTAGCTTGGGTTCATGATCAGAGTGTTCCTCTTGTCCCACTGTGACCCAGAGTATTCCATCAGGAAAACCCTCATCTTGTACTTCGCCGTCGTGAGCGAGCGCCTGTGCCACAGTCGTTTTGCCACTTCCGGGCATGCCGTGAATGATGCTGATTTCTGGAGATTTCTCCTGATCTGGTCGTTTTATCAGCAATGTATGTTTCAGTTCTGCGAGAATTCGCGGGCGGATCACATAGTATGCGGGCGGGTGTTCTGCTTGATTAACTCCAGCACTATGTACATTAGTGGCATCCTCGAACATCGCTTTATGTAAGCCCATATCCACAATTGAATAGCGTGGTATTCCCCATCGGAACTGAAGTGACGCAATATCAAGCGCGCAATCAAAGTCTTTCGTGACGTTGAGAAGTGTTTCGGCTTTCGATTCAGCATCTTTGAACTTTAGCGGAACACAATAGGTGCTGCTGTGAGAAAACCCCGTGCACTCTATAGCCATGTACTGCCGATCATTAACTAATTGAGACAGCAATATTGGATCCCGAGTCAAACCTTTGTCGAATTTGTAGATCTCATGCCGCCCGAAGCTCTCCCACTCCCTCAAGCTGCGCACAAGTGATACCATGACGAATGCATGGTTACTTGTTAATACAAGTAGTGGCAAAAGGTTAAAATCCAGACATAACCCACAATACAAGACCGAGAGATCTAGGCAAGTACCCTTTTTTTTTGTCACAAGGATTTCTCGCGGTGTGCGAATAGGTTGAACATGGTCATTAGGATGATAGGATTCTTTATCGTAGCTTATGTTTAGTGCTTTGAGCGCGTCGTACAACTGGGACACCAGTTGCCTCTTTCCATCTGGTTGCTGTACCGTGTCGATTGGACGATCGATAAGATGGACCACGTCAGCAGCATCTGGCGTAACATATCGTGCAAGATTTGTTGGCGTGCTCTTAGACCAGTCTTCCGCCCACGGCATACAGACTCTCCAAGTTCATCAAGTTATTTATCGCCACAGGAAAATTGCCTACCCCCTCTTTCATATCGCTCTCATTTCACTGGAAAGCTAGTCAGCAGTATTAGACTATGTCATTTCCTGCTCTATGACTCAGTCGATTGTGTTTGCACCGACTTCGAATATATCTTGGACCGGCGGGGGATCGAGGGGACCTAGTGTCTTCCCTCTAAGATTGAGATGGTATGTGCCAGGTGATAAGTCTTCAAGAGTGCCTCTCCAAGTGGATATCCCGCCTTCTGATTTTGTTTGCTTTAACTGGAGACGTACATCTTTTAAATCGGTGGTCATAGATTTCACATCAACGATAATTGGACTTTGGTAGTATTCGGCATTTACCAGCTTGGCGATAATCTCAACGGGTTCTCCTTGGCTATACCAGTCATCAACTTCGAGCCCAAGAGCTGGATGCTCCTGGGCCTTAGGGGCAGGTTCTGGCTCACGAACTGCAGCAAGACTAGTTACTTGCATCTGTTTGATTCGCTCATACAGTTGTTCAAGTACTTGAGTGTTTCCCTGAAGCGCTCCGTGTTGCTCCGCAAAAAAAGTTTCACTGTACTCATCCGATAACTCTAATGGAGTAGCGGAAGCACGCGGCACAGTCCCGTCACCATCCCAAAGAAAATCAGACACTATGTCCGGGGTTGCGTGGCTCACAGTAAGTTTGCCATTTGTTAGTTCAGCAGATTGGTAGGTCGGTTGTCGAGATCCCACTATTGGTATGATCTTGTATCCTTGTTCATGATATGCCGCATTTTTACGATTGGCTTCAACCGCAGTCTCAATTTCTCGATGAAAAGCATCCCCCTTTATAGCACACTCCTTATTCACACCAGGTATACTTTCTGCGTCTTTAACTCGCTTGTAGTTGCTACCGTCTTTCAGTACTTCGTAAATTGGCAATAACTGGTAGAGTGAATTAAAGGAACGTATTACTGTAGTTAAATCTAAAAAGAGGTTTTTATAAGGATGAGACAAAGACTTAAGTGCCTTTATTGATCCACGATAGGGAGTGCCGAACGTAATTAAGGCCTTGCAATTGCGCCAGTTCTCTCCTTCCAGATTCTCCAAGTAGTAGCGAGCAATCAATCCACCCATGCTATGAGCGATAAGCAATACCTTCGCATCCTTTGCACCGCTTTTTTCACGCCATTCAGGCAGTTTCTTATCAATGAGTGTTTTCAGTTGACGAGCTGCTGCACGATTATCACGTCGCCAATCGTATGGGAACTCGAAGTAGTTAGCCTCTTTCTTGCCATCTAACGTCCCTGGAGTGACTTCAAAGCTCTCTCGAAACAGTTGCCTTAAGTGTGTGTACCCATCAACAACTTTGATTAAGCCTGGAACCAGATGGAAATTCTCCATAACACGCGTTGCCTTGATGCCGTCGCCGAGGTCATCCACTTCCCAATCATCCTGTTGTAAGGCTAGCCCATGTAATGACGAACCCCAAGATGTGACCGCATCCCAAATCGATTGCCCAGAAATTTCCCATAAATCCCGATCATCTTTCTCAAGTACACTACCCATGATCCCCGGTAAGATGACTACCAGATCTCTAATTTTTACTTTAGACATGAATCCACCTCCCTCTTACCAATCCGGTATATGTTCCGTTCCATAAATAAGGTTCTAGCTTTTTCCAATATACTTATTGCTACTCATTAACAGCACTCACTATGTACTTAAAAGTCACCAATATCGTGCATTTAGTGAGTTAAATGTCAAGGAGTTTCTCCAATATTTATTTCCACATTCAAATGCACTCTGGATTAGCAGGGATCTAAATAAATTCCTCCGAGCGCTCATTCTGAGCTCAATTCTTTCCAGCTCTCATCATTTGAAAATCGAACCAAGGAGGCACTACCTCGGTACATTCTCTGGAACATGTTCTGTGCTCGTTTTACAGTGTACTCACAAAATTCTGGAGTAAAAGACGCAAATTTGGCGAAGGTTTCCCCTAAGGGAAGACTTCCCCCATTTCTAGTCAATTAGCTTCAAGGCTTCTTTTTAATTTTTTGAATGGTATGGCATAGCTTCGGAATAGCAACTCACATCAAACTTTTCTTATGGGGCCAAACGCATGGGAACCAAGTGGGTTTGAAGCTAACTCCAGCGATTCCATCCATCTCTAGACAATATCCTCCTGATAAATTTTCTATCGATACTGCTCCTAGCCCTTCTGGGTTATTCGCATCTCAAGGCTTGCACGATTAAATACTGTGTAAGGACTCACCGAGAATACTTATTGAAGGGGAACATCCTGTCCCGATATCCCTAGTAGGTGGGATATAAGATTTATGGCAAAGAAACTCACAGAGGCACTGGTTCGGGCCCTGCCCTTCGGGGGAAAGGCCGTTCGGGACAGCGAGGTCAAGGGGCTCATGGTGCTCTGCCACAAGCGGTCAAAGAGCTACGCCATTCAGGGCGACATATGGCGGAACAAGCGGAAAGTCAAGTGCGTGAGGATCACCCTTGGCCGGACCGACCGGATGTCGTTGCGGGAAGCCAGGAGTTCGGCACGTCAACTGATGGCGGCGATCTCCAGAGGCGAAGATCCGACGGCTCCGCTCCGGTCCACCGCATTGACCCTGGCCGATGCCTGGGAACTCTATAAAAAGAACGGAACACTCTCGCCTAAGACGAGGAAGGAATACAGTGGACATCTCGCCCGTGAGTTCAAGGGGTGGTTGACCGTTCCTTTGGATGAGTTGGGCAACGACCGCCGCGCGGTCAGAGAGAAGCACGAAGCGCTCACAGAGAAACGCGGACCCTATGCGGCCAATGCGGCGTTCCGCACGTTCAGAGCCTTGTACAACCGGGCGTTGAAGGAAGATCCCACCTTGCCCCCCAACCCCGCCGTGGCGGTGTCGTTCAACAAGGAGTCCCGACGGGATTGGTCGATGAGCCGGGAAGAGTTACCAACATGGTTTGAAAAAATTGACCGCCTGCAACCGATCTTTCGTGACCTACATATGTTCCTGTTGTTCACGGGGCTCAGACGGTCCGAGGCCTGTAGCGCCCGGTGGGAACAGTTCGACGAGAAGAAGGCCACGGTGCATATCCCTAACCCCAAGGGTGGTGTGGTGCGAGCTTTCACCCTGCCGCTCAGTCGTTTTCTGGTGCAACTGCTCAAGAAGCGACGGAGACAGAATGAGGTCTTGTTTTCAGCCAGCCCTTGGGTGTCTCCTTCGACTTCAGTCTCCGGCCATGTCGAAGAACCGAAGAAGCACGGACTGCCGTCGCCCCATGCGTACCGCCACAGCTATCGCACCTTGGCACTGGAGGCTGGCATCCCCTATACCGAAACGTGTTTGCTATTGAACCACAAACTCCGGGACGTGTCCTATGGCTACATTACGCGAGATGCCCTCATGCAGCACCTCAAACTCCAGCAGGAAAAGATGACGAATTACCTGCTGGACGCCCTCGATCCTGCCCCTGATCTTATGCGTTGATATAGGTTGTTATATATTGTTTGCTGTTCATGATTCTCTTTTGACAAAGTGACTTATACTTCGGTACATCTTAAGGAAGAGAACCGGGTGCGATGATTGTACCGGCTCGCTTGTGTTTCTCAACAAGGAGGTGCTACCAGCAAACATTGATTTCATCTTTGTTGTCTCTGACCTCAGACGAGGTTGGTATTACTCACATTTAAAAATAGGAGGGCTTTCAATGAAAAGCTCACGAAACTTCCTTCCGCGTTCCTGCAGGGCGGTCGCTACCTCTCCCTCCTGATCAATCTTCCTCCCCACAGGATCCTCCAATCCGCTCACAACGTGGGGATCTTCAAACGAAAAATCCAAAAAATTCCTCCGTTGAAGATACCGATGCCGTTGATTCATTGGCTAGAGGTAACCCCGAAAACTCCAATCGTTTTCTGACTGCGAAAGAAGCCGCTGACTTTCTGGGCTTCGCCGAGATTACTCTGGCCATGTGGCGACATTATCGGAAGGGACCTCCCTATGTTCGAGTAAAACGACACATTCGATACAGTCTCAGGGATCTGGAGAACTACATGGCCGGCCGGTCCGCAGAGGGGGATGGGCCAGTGAAAGTTTTTCCTGATGCCAGTGCTACGGATTCTTCCAAAAAGAAAAGGATCTGAATGCCGAACAAATCACTGAACCAACGGCGTTCACGTTTAGAAAAGTTGATCAATCCACAATCCGAAATTCATCCCCTCATACCAGACTGTCAAGATAGGGTTTGAGGGAAGGAGGCAAACTATGATGACCGTCAAGAAAAACACGAAACTCGACATTGCACTGACCCTCGCCGCCATGGGGTTCAAGATCTTCCCTATTCGTGAAGGTACGAAGAACAAGCCGCGCGTCCGCTGGGCGAGGGGCGGATCCAAGGAACGAGCGACCGACGATCCAGCAATAATCAGGGAATGGTGGACGAAGTGGCCGCAGGCCAACATCGGCATTGCCACCGGTCCGTCGAACCTAGTGGTGCTGGATATTGACATGAAAGATGAACGGAATGGGGAAGAGGCCTTCGCTCTGCTTGAATTGCTCTACGAATCCCTGCCTGAGACGCGGCAGGTCAGAACGGCATCCGGTGGGCGCCACCTGTTCTTTTATCGATCTGTTCCGATCAAGAATCAGGTCAACTTCAACAGCCGCATGATTGGTGAGGGTATCGACCTCCGTGGTGACGGCGGCATGGTCGTGGCGCCAGGATCTGAGACGGAGAAGGGAATCTATACGTGGATCAATCCAGAGCATCCCATAGCCCAAGCCCCCGAGTGGCTTGTTGAGTTATGCACTTCGAATGAGGGAGGAGGACAAGGAGTTGACCTTCGGCTCAACAGGACGAGTGACGCTCAGCCTTTGGACCCAATCGTTCCCCTCGACGAGGAGCTGGCAATTGCGAGGACCATAGATTTTCTCAAATCGCATCCACCGGCTATACAGGGTGAGGGCGGAGATTTGCACACTTATAGGACCATATGCCAAGTCAAAGATTTCGGTATCTCCGAGTCGAAATGTCTTGAATTGCTGGTAAAGTACTGGAACGACGGCTGCGAGCCACCTTGGGAAGTTCGAGATCTAAAGAAGAAGGTGAGCAGTGCCTACAGGTACGGCACGGAGCCCCCTGGCGTTCTCTCTCCGATGGCGGACTTCGACAAAGTTGAGGATGGGGATGAGCAATCCGAAAAACATCCTTCTATACCACCTCGGTTCCTGACGACCTTGTTACTGAAGCATTTACCTTCCCTATCGTGGTTGATCGGGGGCTTGATCCCTGAGTCCAGCTTCGGCATGCTGGTCGGCGAGCCTGGCACGTTCAAATCATTCTTTGCCCTTCACGCTGCGCTTTGTGTGGCCAATGGGAGAGCGTGCTTCGGTCGCCCCGTCCGACAGGGCGACACCTTTTATCTTGCCGGCGAGAGTGCCTTCGGTTACCGCCTGCGAACGATGGCGTGGGAACAACACATCGGGTATTCCGTTTCCCAACCTCCCTTTTACCTGCAGGTCGGGGGATCACACTTGAATCAGGGTGGGGAAGTCAGAAAACTGGCTGAAGACATCCTGACCCTATCACGGAATCCGAAACTCATCATTATCGACACCGTGCAGGTTTACTTGTCCGGTAATGAAAATAGCCCGGACGATATGGGATCATTTGTGAAAGCCTGTCTCTCACTTCGCGACTTGACCGGTGCTGCCGTGCTCGTCATCCATCACCTTGGCAAGGATGTCAGCAAGGGGGCTCGGGGGCACACCTCGCTCATCGGTGCGGCGGACTTTATCTTCAAGACCGTGAAGAAAGAATCATCGATCGAAGTTGTCTGCCAAAAGATGAAAGAAGCTGATGACCGCACTCGAATGTTCTTGGAACCACACGTTGTCACTGTTGACCCAGGAGGGGAGTTCCCAGACTCGTTGATCCTCAGAGAGGTTCAACGGCCGATGGACGACGAGACGACTAGCATCCTCCGGCAGGCCAAGGAGTATGACGGCCGGGGTCAGGGCGTGTTCGTCAAGTCGGTTGAGGAGGACCTGAACATTCGAGATGCGTATCGCAAGGTCAAAAAGATGATCCCCGAAGGCAAGCACAATGCTATCGATTTCGAAGACGGGTCGCTATGGATCGAACCTGATCCAGACAACCCACAGGGGGTTAAGACTATTCGCTATGAAAGGGATTTTGCAGAGACGGATGCAGACATCTCCGACCTGTTGGCGTGAACACCTACTTCTCAGGCGCTGATCTCAGTTCTAATGCGGAAATGCTAGAAATAGCAGATCGGGCGGATTCCATCTGTCAGATTTCGTCTGAAATCCTAACCGATTCAAGGGCTTACGCCTCTTCAGATCGAATATGGTTTCATGGGGCCAAAGTGGATTTCGGATTTCAGCCTATATATGCAGCGAAATCCGAAATCCACCTCGCCGGAAAGTGATTCAGATATCTGAAAACTGAGAGCGATAGAAGTTGAAACGTCTCTGGTCTGGTCGGACCTTCCTCTATTCTACCCGGATCGGCCACATCGGACTTTAGGCATCCCGCCCTGTCCCAGGCATCTGTTCTATCGCCTGGAATCCACTGGGGCCGATCTGGCTGAGATTCGGAGCTATCATTTTAGACAGTTGCCTGCAACCTACGTAATGAGGCCACCTCTGGGCAGTTCTTTTAGACGAAAGTAATAAACGCGTTACCAAAAGTAAGCGCACTCCCATGTACGGTTGGCAAACGCGGATGGGTCTCGCGCGTGCGGGGACTTCAGGCCCTCAGCGTTTTAAAACGTGTGCAATTTGAATCAGGTTCTTCAGGAGCCTTCTTTCTGCTAATGCTCGACGACATTTTCTCATAAGGACATGAGGGATGGGGTGGCTCCCCCACGACCAACAATCGTCCCCTGTCCAACGGTGAAAACAGATTTAACGGATGCAGATGAATAGTGGAATCTGAAATCTACTTTTTCCCGTTAGAGTATTGACGGGATAAGCCAGATCGGGAATTTCTTAGATAGATTAGGGCGCCATACTTTTCGAATTTTTTCTTGCTAATCTGGGCTCTTGTCCTAACTTTCTCTCGGCTCTGTCTTATGTTTCTAGGCGTTGCCAGCTCCTTAAAATCTTTGGCGGGTAGTTTCCATACAAAACAGATGTGATCTTTTGGGAAAAAGGCTCCATACACAAAGTCCAATTCTTGGAGCATATGAAAAGATACTTCGACTTTGCGATTTTTTCTTCTCGCACATTTGATGGCAACGCGTCGTTTACGGTGGATGCATGCGTTGCTGACTCCCTGCGGTTTCGTGGCACCGATTTTTATCGCGATTTTACGCGCCGTATTAAGTCCCCAGGCTCTAGCGACTTGCCCACTTTTCTTGCCTTGTGACATTGATATTCCTTTCCTTTGAGTTACCTGACTTACCGATTTTCTCTAAGCGTTACTATGTGAATCGGCATGTACATCGACACCCTTGATACACCGAGGTCTTCTTCAAAGGTGATTATTGACGGCTAGGGGAGGATACTCAAAGGTAAGATGTTTTTAGAAGGTAGGGGGCTCAACTAGAAAAGTCATAATTTATTTGGAAATCAGATCCACTGATCGGGAATCAGGGGGTCGCACCTAGAGAAAGCTAATGTTTTTTGGGCATTTTATCAAATGCCAGGTTCTAGAAACCTGTTTTGAAGCCTGCTAATGAGTAGGGAGTAGGGCGGCTCAATGTCAGAGTTTCGTCCTTACTGTGGAAATGAAAGAAGGAGAACATTAGTATCTTTGAAGAAATTCTACTTACGGGAGGAAATCTTTTTTCATATACTTCGTCTATATTTCTACGAGGGCAAGCATAGGTTTCGAGTATTAATTTCGAAGTGCAATCACTATGTATGCTTCTACGTCAAGTGAATATGTAGTAAGTGCAATTGAGCATACAGGTTCTTCAAGTGATACCCAGCATTAACTTTTGGACAAGAGAATTTGATTTCTCACCACCCAATTTACACCAGGTACGACTTTGCTTGACAGCTAGCCCACTCACTATGTCGGCACATTTGTCTTTCTATGTTTGATTCTTTCCGAAAAGGTACGAAGATGTCCATAAAAGTGTTCCAATACACAATACAAAAAGTAACCATACCGGTATTTGCGGCATCGCATGCAGAGCGTTGACTAATCCGAGAATAATCAATGGCATAGATAGTATTCCCAAAATTGCATGAATAATTGCTCGTAATACGGTCCAAGGAGAAGTTTCTACTTGCATGAGGAGTGGAACAATTCTTTCTTCTGCCTCATCCACAATATCCTCATTCAGCTGCGCTCCTACATCGGCTTCATTAGGAAAAAGTAGAGAGGTGAAATTCACAAAAGAAAGACAGAAAATTATTAGAGCAGAAAAAAATTAAAACTCCCAATTTCATGGTAAGCCGAATCATTTGATTGTACAGGTACTAATGATGAGGTAACAAATTGTTTTGTTCGGCGTCCATAAAATATGAGTGGAAGTATCGTGG
The genomic region above belongs to Nitrospirales bacterium and contains:
- a CDS encoding integrase family protein encodes the protein MAKKLTEALVRALPFGGKAVRDSEVKGLMVLCHKRSKSYAIQGDIWRNKRKVKCVRITLGRTDRMSLREARSSARQLMAAISRGEDPTAPLRSTALTLADAWELYKKNGTLSPKTRKEYSGHLAREFKGWLTVPLDELGNDRRAVREKHEALTEKRGPYAANAAFRTFRALYNRALKEDPTLPPNPAVAVSFNKESRRDWSMSREELPTWFEKIDRLQPIFRDLHMFLLFTGLRRSEACSARWEQFDEKKATVHIPNPKGGVVRAFTLPLSRFLVQLLKKRRRQNEVLFSASPWVSPSTSVSGHVEEPKKHGLPSPHAYRHSYRTLALEAGIPYTETCLLLNHKLRDVSYGYITRDALMQHLKLQQEKMTNYLLDALDPAPDLMR
- a CDS encoding NB-ARC domain-containing protein; its protein translation is MPWAEDWSKSTPTNLARYVTPDAADVVHLIDRPIDTVQQPDGKRQLVSQLYDALKALNISYDKESYHPNDHVQPIRTPREILVTKKKGTCLDLSVLYCGLCLDFNLLPLLVLTSNHAFVMVSLVRSLREWESFGRHEIYKFDKGLTRDPILLSQLVNDRQYMAIECTGFSHSSTYCVPLKFKDAESKAETLLNVTKDFDCALDIASLQFRWGIPRYSIVDMGLHKAMFEDATNVHSAGVNQAEHPPAYYVIRPRILAELKHTLLIKRPDQEKSPEISIIHGMPGSGKTTVAQALAHDGEVQDEGFPDGILWVTVGQEEHSDHEPKLLPLLLKWWMVLKDENDTGEPSTVEAASACLKVLAKDKRVLTIIDDVWDPADARPFLIGGDTSHAIITTREASVGKVLEKSGYTCTWHDPGVMTEEEALDLLSRRVGHSLETEERQQAKEVADAVGYLPQALELAAAQISSDLSWGQLEKEIRDESTRLEKLDDPVAEGLKRVTDRKRFSLSASFSLSLRRLNDKQRMHFAWLGVLREDADFTVKSAASLWDTSALQAAKNLTFLCDKSLVFKSRNQAAYRLHDLWHDIAFQLLTTESVYKCGGSSLSKVEAHRQILFHYRAKIQNGLWCTLENDGYIEGNITWHMIQAEQSEEIHKLLCEETDQGHNGWFQMQVGSANLPGYLADVSRAAQIAASLSLPPESSKAVGRLFRYALMETSIKRNIANLPIELLVALMRNGRFREGLDYIGRAFKERDRSEHLLASGTYLTEPYLNEAITMAYSFRDTDNKARALVGLTPQIEEWSVRIHAFEEVLRLINALDSLPALARDLLNQLGPHLPDSLQNRHLQVAAAINDARYRAMALGDFAGQEHFSETLRVTALDRAAETISTISDFKDQLEVIQELTPLLGLHLVRETVHWAMNSSLSLRERTDLIVTLARQLPPEEVESIYRELLREAHESPLFSAVILRKLASITTESLADESFNVAKSVKYERIETLRELSRYLPERLVKEAFILAKNFAKNKEDAKLLPDFIPYLPEEEREQGLQNVLEAARESMSSNVQLGKAFLLGFLTKHLPDNELTSSEKIARKLSDDDARFVALLGLAQRQSEDQQIKTLQLLVESYPNAEKAGLAVLHTLGTLVPCLSSDAATLVAPWVWSISNQHYLGWLLGKLAQNISTDLLEEYFIKSASIPRYVPSRVDALLGLSKRVSGPLGRESIREAEETLKAVSDQKDRAWVLSQFAAHQVGKVRLIKLQEIINIAMSTADDEERATILSYLPQRLPKALIEPVLRVANSIETEVNRIYTLTYFTSYLSKEEKEQIALSLSDKIYPESLIENIKPNDNSDYAQSVTETQGILLDGFASFSPALPALKRKEVVKTILARLRKIKDPYARGRALPKLLPLISNGEWSQVVHESLAATQTIESSEYLEYRAEILSKVVPFLKTVCEEALAAIQLLSDEKQAENLSILSEHLPASLLDEALSIASKIEEDMYRAKAFVSLVEPLVKHERVDSLDTLMDACNSISMNEDGFWRGLVIEKLAHISSGLNQGTVLAAARLLPDSAIKALTLEALAERLQGEEQRQTFKEALHVRATRNLWHNVMHLTELAKKFPDELLDEMLTVVSELDDNVSLKNLLKAFAFRLSSSQLNRAIPIFTRKTGHNDEMERDAVFVQLTCAVSDDSLDKALAMVVSIENEDFRCRGLIKLSNRFPLESLIKALEVTKSFKDRDLGTLAQSHLVRALPVVYKCQPQQLSEAFEAAKFEYNWQALTILSAILPMHLVCQGFDTVRSKVTIWDEKEAALRGKALVSLACRVSEYERNEVLKPEVELIIKDLRKEDSTWLTLRPISYITFCQLAPCLSKEMRQDILHAAKSSKTQNYVTEGIIKKIAELDSEQKDSSLVEEPQSELQNELSCDAFDHRLPEGNEDTNSHVLELLDLGESLPIEQACVVWNRIAQELKTAGPELLRSGVTNKILNFVESKDAEISVELVTALGPILPEDLRTKILISGLERALEDMRFLFVNTLWYEELMLRRRERLVQQLAALPQAMLLKYMTEIVSFVARGTRADLLANLRLVTDVVKTLGGDAALFETASAIEDVGRWWP